One window from the genome of Procambarus clarkii isolate CNS0578487 chromosome 90, FALCON_Pclarkii_2.0, whole genome shotgun sequence encodes:
- the LOC138359394 gene encoding uncharacterized protein, producing MNDTLRDMKDNHRPMKYTLRDMKDTLRGIRECLRDIIDTLKDMKDSHRDMKHTLRDMRDTLRNLKDTLRPMKDTLRDMKDTLRDRKGTLGDLMDTLRVINDTLRDINILSESLRLFSDPSRILSETSRILPETFRTLLER from the coding sequence atgaatgacactctcagagacatgaaggacaaTCACAGACCCATGAagtatactctcagagacatgaaggatactctcagaggcaTAAGGGAATGTCTCAGAGACATCATCGATACTCTTAAAGACATGAAGGATAGTCACAGAGACATGAagcatactctcagagacatgagggATACTCTCAGAAacttgaaggatactctcagacccatgaaggatactctcagagacatgaaggatactctcagagacaggaAGGGTACTCTCGGAGATTTGATGGATACTCTCAGAGTCATCaacgatactctcagagacatcaataTTCTCTCAGAGTCATTAAGGTTATTCTCAGACCCATCACGGATACTCTCcgagacatcaaggatactccCCGAGACATTTAGGACACTCTTAGAGAGGTga
- the LOC138359396 gene encoding probable transport protein MmpL9, translating to MKDTLRDMTDTLKHMKDNIKNMKDTFRDMKDSLRDIKDTLRSVQETLRPMKDTRRPFQDTLKDMKDTLSDMKDTLRDILNTLRDMKGTLRPIMDTLRDMKHTLRDIKDTLRGIREWILLKT from the coding sequence atgaaggatactctcagagacatgacagATACTCTCAAACACATGAAAGATAATATCAAAAACATGAAGGATActttcagagacatgaaggattctCTCAGAGATATTAAGGATACTCTCAGATCCGTGCAAGAAACTCTCAGACCCATGAAGGATACTCGCAGACCCTTTCAGGACACTCTcaaagacatgaaggatactctcagcgacatgaaggatactctcagagatatACTGaacactctcagagacatgaagggtaCTCTCAGACCGATTATGGATACTCTCAGAGATATGAagcatactctcagagacataaaggatactctcagaggcaTAAGGGAATGGATACTCTtaaagacatga